A genomic region of Desulfobacterales bacterium contains the following coding sequences:
- a CDS encoding PilZ domain-containing protein, giving the protein MMKPVRKLLAGLAAATLIPLGAAIFILRPTPGYGLIMIGCGILAVLAAWRMLESTLPATFSEWRKKGGPPERYVDRLLAPIEEFINGIQASKFSKQDDELRQKLHHRLDGLARRRNLLPAGGEIKEITVLISDLRGFTIITDIYPASDVILLLNRYFTRMTEIITRYGGTVDKFVGDSIMALFIASVEHPRAPERAVCCAAEMQIAMDQVNRENEQMGMPKIYMGIGLNTGRMVAGKIGSDLHCEYTVIGKEVNLASRIEAATLRGQILLSESTYAQTENIVLAKEPFSTSVKGRKDPLRLYELVNVKAPYNLKVPEREVRRYPRADVDIPFQFQICEGKVVISDVHNGRVRDISAGGMRAVTSSEVAPHFNIKFMLKSEALGVYSHDIYAKILKVSPEEDLVAMNLEFTVIDPKDIGAIKKMVHKINSEDF; this is encoded by the coding sequence ATGATGAAACCGGTAAGAAAACTTCTCGCCGGCCTGGCAGCCGCGACCCTTATCCCGCTCGGGGCGGCGATCTTTATCCTCCGGCCCACCCCGGGATACGGCCTGATCATGATCGGTTGCGGCATTCTTGCGGTGTTGGCCGCCTGGCGAATGCTGGAGAGCACCCTGCCGGCCACCTTCAGCGAGTGGCGCAAGAAAGGGGGGCCGCCGGAAAGGTATGTGGACCGGCTCCTGGCTCCCATTGAAGAGTTCATCAACGGTATCCAGGCAAGCAAATTTTCGAAACAAGACGACGAACTCCGGCAGAAACTGCACCATCGCCTGGACGGACTGGCCCGGCGGCGCAACCTGCTGCCGGCCGGGGGCGAGATCAAGGAGATTACCGTCCTGATCTCCGACCTGCGCGGCTTTACGATCATCACCGACATCTACCCGGCCTCGGATGTCATCCTGCTCCTGAACCGCTACTTCACCCGGATGACGGAAATCATCACCCGTTACGGGGGAACGGTTGACAAGTTCGTCGGCGATTCGATCATGGCCCTGTTCATCGCCTCGGTGGAACATCCCAGGGCCCCGGAACGGGCGGTCTGCTGTGCCGCTGAGATGCAGATCGCCATGGACCAGGTCAACCGGGAAAATGAGCAAATGGGCATGCCCAAGATCTATATGGGCATCGGCCTCAACACCGGCAGGATGGTGGCCGGTAAAATCGGGTCCGACCTGCACTGCGAATATACGGTAATCGGCAAGGAGGTGAACCTGGCCTCCCGGATTGAGGCCGCCACCCTGCGGGGCCAGATACTCTTAAGCGAAAGCACCTATGCCCAGACCGAGAACATCGTCTTGGCCAAGGAACCCTTTTCCACATCGGTCAAGGGCAGGAAGGACCCGCTCCGGCTCTATGAACTGGTCAACGTCAAGGCACCTTACAATCTCAAGGTCCCGGAACGCGAGGTGCGTCGATATCCCCGGGCCGATGTGGATATCCCCTTCCAATTCCAGATCTGTGAAGGCAAGGTGGTGATCTCCGACGTCCACAACGGCCGGGTCCGGGACATCAGCGCCGGCGGGATGCGTGCCGTGACCAGCAGCGAGGTCGCTCCCCACTTTAACATCAAGTTCATGCTCAAGTCCGAGGCCCTTGGGGTATACAGCCATGACATCTATGCCAAGATCCTCAAGGTCAGCCCCGAAGAGGACCTCGTTGCCATGAACCTGGAGTTCACGGTTATTGATCCCAAGGACATCGGCGCGATCAAGAAGATGGTACACAAGATAAACAGTGAGGATTTTTAG